GAACAAACAGATGTAGAGAATTTTGAGGTACTTGAGCCTTATGCAGACGGCTTCCGCAACTATCAGAAGAAGCAATTCAGTGTAAGTCCAGAAGAACTTCTCGTTGATAAAGCTCAGTTATTGGATCTTACAGCACCAGAAATGACTGTTTTAATTGGTGGATTGCGTGTGCTTGGTGCTAACTATGGTGATACGAAGCACGGTGTCTTCACAAATCAAGTTGGAAGCCTTACGAACGATTTCTTTGTCAATCTTCTTGATATGGGAATTGAATGGAAAGCTGCAGGTGAAAACTTATATGAGGGACGAGACCGCAAAACAGGTGAAGTCGTTCGCACTGCAACAAGAGTGGATCTTGTGTTCGGCTCTAACGCTATCCTTCGTTCCCTTGCAGAAGTTTATGCGCAAGATGACAACAAAGAAAAATTTGTCCGTGACTTTATCGCAGCTTGGGTGAAAATAATGGATGCTGATCGTTTTGACTTAAGAGTTAACAAAAAAGCTGAATTAGCAGAAAATTAATTATCATAGATGAAACCACCGCTCCTTAGGACGGTGGTTTTTCTTATAATCAGATTCTTTCAATCATCTACTTGTCATGATCCCTTTTATATGAGAAATACGATTGGGTCTTATGTTATAAGAAACTTCAAGTGACCGAGCTCATTTCAGCAAGCTAAAACATTGAGAAATGATGGCGTCTCTACGATGGATAGTTTAGACTACGCTATCCGTTGAGACAAGTCCTTTTACAGAAGAAAATTTTTATGATGAAATGGGTTAAACTTAAAAGTTTTTACTTTTTTATAAAAACCTATTTACTTTCACGTTACGTCAAGGTGTAAAGTGACATTGTCAGGAGGTGATAAGATGGCATACACCATTAAAAAGCTCAGTACGCTGGCAGGAATAACCACGCGTACACTTCGATACTATGAAAGATTGGTCTTCTAAAGCCGGCTAGAACTAATTCATCTGGCTATCGACTATATGAGCAAGCTGAGGTGGACAAACTTCAACAAATTCTGTTTTATAAAGAGCTTGGTATGGAATTAGAACGAATCATAGCTATTCTTAATGATCCAACCTTTGATGCTACTCATGCATTAAAGGAACATCGCGTTAAGCTACTGGAAAAACGTGAGCAACTTGATGTGCTAATTGCTAATGTCACTAAAACACTCGATACGAAAGAAGGGAAAAAGATGATGTCCGATAACGAAAAATTTGATGGGTTTAAAAAGACCTTAATTGATGAGAATGAACAGGCATATGGAAAAGAAATACGAGAGAAATATGGAGATGATACAATTAATCAAGCAAATGCAAAGCTTCAACATATGACCGAGGAGGATTACGAAACAGTTACGAGCTTAGCAGAACACATTCATGAAACATTAGCAGAGGCGTTGCAATTAGGCGACCCCTCTAGTGACTTAGCACAAAAGGCCGCTGATTTGCATCGACAATGGCTATCTTTTTATTGGTCTGACTATAGTAAAGAAGCTCATGCTAGTTTGGCTCAAATGTATGTAGACGATGACCGTTTCAGAGCGTACTACGATAAAGAACAAGAAGGTATAGCAGAATTGCTTAGAGATGCCATTTACATCTATACTGGTATGAAAAAATAGAGATTGCATAAGAAAAGAATGGCGATAACAATTCGCCATTCTTTTCTTATGCAAACAAGTCTATCATCACGATTAGAAAGGCACAAATTTGCGTTTACATCATGATTTTTATAATTGCCGAACACAAATTTCAAACCAGAAGGCGTTTAGTTTCGTCTAACATAGGTGAGGAGGTGATATCTAGATGAACGAACTTGAGCAATGGGTGGCAAGAGCTGAAAATGACGTGGATGAAAGAGAACACATTATTGATCAGTTAATGCATGACTACGGCGATGCTATCTTGCACCTTGCGTATACATATGTTAAAAACCGCGCCACTGCAGAGGACTTAACACAAGAAATATTTATAAAGATTTATGAAAAATTGCCTCAGTTTAATCGAAAAGCCACCATCAAAACGTGGATTTATCGGATTGCTAGTAATCATTGTAAGGACTATTTGAGAAGTTGGCATTATCGTAAAATCACGATTAACAATAAAATATGGGATTATATACCCTGTCAATCACCATATGTTGAAGATGAGATTATGAGGAAAAGTGAAGGACATTCTTTAACCTATGCTGTCACAAATTTACCTATAAAATATAGAGAAATCGTCTTTCTTCATTACTATGAAGAGCTGCCTTTAGTAGAAATAAGCAAGATTACTAACGTCAATATGAATACAATCAAAACGAGATTAAAACGGGCAAAAGAATTATTAAAAGATAAGCTACTAAAGGAGGGGTTAAAGAATGCATGATCCATTTAATAATCTGAAACAGGTCATGAAAGAGACTGTTTTTAAAGACGTCTCCTTCTCAGATGAACGCAAAAACGCCGTGAAAGAAACGATTAACCAAAATCCGTCTCCCTTTCATTCTTGGAAGATTGAAACGATTATAGCTATATTGGTAGCCATTCAACATACACCTATGCACGGTTACGCTATTTCAACCCATCTTTTCCAGAAAAATGACCTTATTTTTCAAAATAAAGAAGGCGAGCTTTATACACTATTACATTTACTAGAGAACAAAAGCATTCTCACTTCAAAATGGGATGGGGATAAAAAATACTATACGTTAACGTCAAAAGGAAAAAAACATTTAGCTGGTTATAGACAAGATAACGTCAAACGAGACTTATCTCTTAAACAATTGATAGAGGAGGTGTCATTTTGAATTCTTCCAAATTTGAGGAGTTTTTAAATAAAGTCACATCCAAAGTGAAATCGAAGCAAGCTCATAGCCTCATAAAAAAAGAACTTACCCATCATCTCCAAGAACTAAGTCACTCCTTTCAAAAAAGTGACTCTACTAAAGAAGAGGCAGATGAAAAAGCCATAGAAGAAATGGGGAATCCATTTATCCTTGGTGAAAATTTAAATCATCTTCATAAGCCAAAAATAGATTGGGTCCTTACTAGTTTATTTGTCATTATAGGGGCTATTAGTTTTCTGCCGCTCATTGGTACTACTCATTCACTCCCAAACTACCATTTTATCGGGCGGCAAGTTATCTGGTATTTCCTTGCTGTTCTTGTCATCATTGGCTTCCTTTTCTTTGATTATAGAAAATTGAGGAATTTTTGGATGGGCTTTTATGTCAGTGGCGTAGGGATACTTTTGTATACGACTGTATTTGGTTACATGATGAATGGTGCTCAACGATGGCTGTCCATCGGAGCGATTATCATAGATGTGACACCCCTATCATTATGTCTATTTTTCCTCGCGTGGGCCGGTCTCTTTAGCAAGATTAACACATTTAACAGTTGGCCAAAACAGATGATAGTGATAGGCCTTTTTTGGATGCCCATTATTCTCTACATGGCACTTCCACACTTTATGATGAGTGTTATTTATTTTTTCTGTGTAGTAGCGATGTTTGCTTTTTCTCAGGTTCACAAAAGGCTAGCCCTTAAGTTAGTAGTAGCTAATATGATTATAGGGCTGGGCTTCCTTATGACATTGATCATTAATTTCCATAACAGTTATGTATTTACCAGACTAACTGCTTTTTTTAATCCTCATGACGCGGAGTTTAATTTTGTGGTAGACAAAATGAGAGACGTTCTTTCACAAGCAGGCTGGTTTGGTAACGGGCTTTTCAATGATAAGGATTTCTTCACATCAGCGCATACTGATTTTGCTTTTCCGTATCTCGTCTATTCGCTCGGCTGGATTTTTGGAATCGCCCTTTGTGGCATATTGTTATTATTTATTTTGCGCATCTCAAAAAATGCTTTTAAAACAAAAGACCTTTATGGGAGAACATTAGTCATTGGCGGTGCCGCATTATTTGCCGTTCCGGCTTGTTGGAACATTTTAATGGGATTTGGCATCGTACCTCTCATGGGCGTCTCCCTCCCGTTTATCAGTTATGGTGGAAGTATGCTACTCTGTTACTCAGCTATTCTAGGTCTTATTCTAAGCGTATTTCGGCAGAAAGATATTATAGAGCCTACAATAGAAGAAAATTTTAACTAAGGGGAAGGGCGAAAATTGGTGACTATAAAAATGGTTTAAATACGGGCAGTTTCATTTCCTTAAAACGTGGGAGGAAGTGTCCTCAAAAATCGGTATCTCACCGATTTTCGGGACACTTCCTTTATTACTAAATTATTGATTTTAGTAGATTCATATTAATCAATAATTCTCCAGTAAGCAGGCTTGACGCGATAATTATGATCAAAAACAAATGGTGCATCTATACCTACCCCATTATTGTACTCTCTTGCACGGTCATCAAGCCATGTATGATTATCAGCAATTCCCCAGAATGTCACACTGCTAATATCAGCGTCTAATTCTTCATATAGCTGGAATAGCTGATCATATCGGTCTGCTTGAGCTTGAAGAAGGTATTCCGGAATATCATCATAAGATGTGTATGCCCCTGTTGGTGGCCAGCCATAAAGGCTCATGTCCAACTCAGTTACCTGGTTGTCCAACCCTAAGCTAGTAAACTTGTCAAAGGAGGCTCTTGTATCTTCAAGTGAAGGCCAGCCAATTTGAATATGCGCCTGGTGTCCTACCCCGTCAATTGGTACTCCCTGGTCTAATAAGTCTTTGACAAGGTTGTAAAGGTCATCTCTCTTTGATGGAATTTCGGTGTTATAATCATTAATGTACAGCTTTGCATCTTCACCAGCATATTTTCTTGCTGTTTCAAAAGCAACCTTAATATAGTCTGTTCCCGTAATTTGATACCATTCCGAATTACGAAGTCCGCCGCCATCATCAATAACTTCATTCACCACATCCCATGATGTTACATCATCTTTATAACGTTCCACAACCGTTTTAATATGTGTTTCCATCCGCTCTAATAAAAGCTGTTTATTAGCTTCACGTTTCGCTGGATTTGTTTCATCTACCATACGATTACCGTCTTTATCGATGAAAAACCATTCAGGTACTTGGCTATGCCAAACGAGTGTGTGAAAACGAAGCTCCATGTTATGTTGTCGGGCAAAATTCACGATTCTGTCAGCGCCTCCCCAATTCCACTCACCTTCTCTCGGTTGGAGGGATACAGGTTTCATCGCATTTTCCGCTACAAGGCTATTATAATGATGCTCTAAAATCTGTGCTCTTCTTCCCTCTAAGTGCTCTGGTTCAACTGCTGCTCCAATATCAAATTGGCCATCATATCGCTCAGCAAGAGAAGCAACTTCCCACGCAAAAGGGCTATTATTGACTTGTCCATTCACACCTGCTTCCGGTCCTTCCTTAGCTGTTACGACACTACTCAAGCCACCTCCAACTAATAAAGGGATCGACAAACCCGCCACACAAAACACCTTAAAAGATTTTAACATCACAACTCCTCCTTCAAAAGAGTAAATTAAAAAGTATGACCTAAACGACACCTCCTTTAGGACATTTGGTGCAGTCGATAAAAAGAAAAGGCTTACATAAAAACGCAAAACACATAACTTTTTACCAACACCCCCATATTAAAGATATTATAACAAAAAATCCCTTAGTTTATCTAGTAATTTTTTGAATTTCTCTCTCTTTTTATAGTGAAAGTACGTAAAGTTGATAGTTTTAACCTCTCTATCTATTTCCCCCTAATAGGATTCTAGAAGGTAAAACGATATTTAGTATTCACTTGATTTGTTATCTCTAGAAGTGCCTATAACATATGAGCTTGTTTGGTGTGAATAACAATGCTCCACAGTGCCTTAAAATTAGTTATATCTAAACTTCTTTTCGCCAATTAACAAAACACCCTTCTCTTAGGAAAGGTGTTTGTTTTCTGATGTTATTGACTTGCCATAGCCACTTGATTCCTACATTTTTTTACTCACGCTTTTCTTCCTTTCTATCATCGTCCATATACACTCTACTAGGCGTGGCGCCTTCTTGAAATAAGTACTTTCCACTATAGCCTTTTGTCACTTGATCCACTTGCGCTATGACAAGCTGACAAACACGCATACCGACTTCCAACTGAACAGGGACACGGTTCGCATTAAATAATTCCAACGTGATTTGACCAGCGAAGCCTGGATCGATCCATCCAGCATTTTGAATAAAGACCCCCAGTCTTCCAATTGAGCTTCTTCCTTCCACAAAGGCCGTTAAATCGTCAGGCAAACGAATTTGCTCTAAAGTTGTTCCTAACATAAAGGTCTGAGGTGGAATCGTCATGATTTCCCCAGTTGCTACTCGCATTTCATGATAGCTTGCGGGCTCGTCGATTGATAA
The DNA window shown above is from Salipaludibacillus agaradhaerens and carries:
- a CDS encoding sigma-70 family RNA polymerase sigma factor, with translation MNELEQWVARAENDVDEREHIIDQLMHDYGDAILHLAYTYVKNRATAEDLTQEIFIKIYEKLPQFNRKATIKTWIYRIASNHCKDYLRSWHYRKITINNKIWDYIPCQSPYVEDEIMRKSEGHSLTYAVTNLPIKYREIVFLHYYEELPLVEISKITNVNMNTIKTRLKRAKELLKDKLLKEGLKNA
- a CDS encoding PadR family transcriptional regulator, which encodes MHDPFNNLKQVMKETVFKDVSFSDERKNAVKETINQNPSPFHSWKIETIIAILVAIQHTPMHGYAISTHLFQKNDLIFQNKEGELYTLLHLLENKSILTSKWDGDKKYYTLTSKGKKHLAGYRQDNVKRDLSLKQLIEEVSF
- a CDS encoding FtsW/RodA/SpoVE family cell cycle protein encodes the protein MNSSKFEEFLNKVTSKVKSKQAHSLIKKELTHHLQELSHSFQKSDSTKEEADEKAIEEMGNPFILGENLNHLHKPKIDWVLTSLFVIIGAISFLPLIGTTHSLPNYHFIGRQVIWYFLAVLVIIGFLFFDYRKLRNFWMGFYVSGVGILLYTTVFGYMMNGAQRWLSIGAIIIDVTPLSLCLFFLAWAGLFSKINTFNSWPKQMIVIGLFWMPIILYMALPHFMMSVIYFFCVVAMFAFSQVHKRLALKLVVANMIIGLGFLMTLIINFHNSYVFTRLTAFFNPHDAEFNFVVDKMRDVLSQAGWFGNGLFNDKDFFTSAHTDFAFPYLVYSLGWIFGIALCGILLLFILRISKNAFKTKDLYGRTLVIGGAALFAVPACWNILMGFGIVPLMGVSLPFISYGGSMLLCYSAILGLILSVFRQKDIIEPTIEENFN
- a CDS encoding endo-1,4-beta-xylanase → MLKSFKVFCVAGLSIPLLVGGGLSSVVTAKEGPEAGVNGQVNNSPFAWEVASLAERYDGQFDIGAAVEPEHLEGRRAQILEHHYNSLVAENAMKPVSLQPREGEWNWGGADRIVNFARQHNMELRFHTLVWHSQVPEWFFIDKDGNRMVDETNPAKREANKQLLLERMETHIKTVVERYKDDVTSWDVVNEVIDDGGGLRNSEWYQITGTDYIKVAFETARKYAGEDAKLYINDYNTEIPSKRDDLYNLVKDLLDQGVPIDGVGHQAHIQIGWPSLEDTRASFDKFTSLGLDNQVTELDMSLYGWPPTGAYTSYDDIPEYLLQAQADRYDQLFQLYEELDADISSVTFWGIADNHTWLDDRAREYNNGVGIDAPFVFDHNYRVKPAYWRIID
- the dcd gene encoding dCTP deaminase, producing the protein MILSGETLKQSIHEERLVITPYKDDSIQPASVDLRLGENFLLVDDMSTPFLSIDEPASYHEMRVATGEIMTIPPQTFMLGTTLEQIRLPDDLTAFVEGRSSIGRLGVFIQNAGWIDPGFAGQITLELFNANRVPVQLEVGMRVCQLVIAQVDQVTKGYSGKYLFQEGATPSRVYMDDDRKEEKRE